In Mycetocola zhujimingii, one DNA window encodes the following:
- a CDS encoding PDZ domain-containing protein, whose protein sequence is MATDADLARLERAQKRSQRGWLALGLSFVILLALALWPSSYVIQQPGPVFNTLGTVEIDDKKVPMITVEGAETFETSGALDMLTVQAVGNPEQRPNWFEITLAWFNPSKTVVPLESVFPVGETTEQRDAQNAALMVDSQQDAVAAALTELGYEFPAQLTVGQIADGAPAEGELKVEDEIMGVNGVPVTDLASLREAIADNGTEQPAAFDIVRAGVPMTISITPTPATAADGTETGVIGIATKMVYDFPIDVTIQLDNVGGPSAGMMFALGIVDKLTEGELNGGADVAGTGTIDAEGAVGAIGGIRQKLFGAKDAGAEYFLAPEANCNEVVGHVPDGLSVFSVATLDDAVTVLEAIADESGLEMLATCE, encoded by the coding sequence CTGGCGACGGATGCCGACCTCGCACGCCTGGAACGCGCCCAGAAACGGTCGCAGCGTGGCTGGCTGGCGCTCGGGCTGTCGTTCGTCATCCTGCTCGCGCTCGCGCTCTGGCCGAGCTCGTATGTGATCCAGCAGCCCGGCCCGGTGTTCAACACCCTCGGAACCGTCGAGATCGACGACAAAAAGGTGCCGATGATCACCGTCGAAGGCGCAGAGACGTTCGAGACGAGCGGTGCCCTCGACATGCTGACGGTTCAGGCCGTCGGTAATCCTGAGCAGCGACCCAACTGGTTCGAAATCACCCTCGCGTGGTTCAACCCGAGCAAAACCGTTGTTCCCCTCGAATCGGTCTTCCCGGTGGGCGAGACGACCGAGCAACGCGATGCGCAGAACGCCGCGCTGATGGTCGATTCGCAGCAGGATGCCGTCGCTGCTGCGCTCACCGAACTCGGTTACGAGTTTCCCGCACAGCTGACGGTCGGCCAGATTGCTGACGGCGCCCCGGCGGAGGGGGAGCTCAAGGTCGAGGACGAAATCATGGGCGTGAATGGCGTGCCGGTGACAGACCTCGCCTCGCTCCGTGAGGCCATTGCCGACAACGGCACAGAGCAACCCGCCGCGTTCGACATCGTGCGTGCCGGCGTCCCGATGACGATCTCGATCACCCCGACGCCGGCAACGGCGGCCGACGGCACAGAAACCGGGGTGATCGGAATCGCAACCAAGATGGTCTACGACTTCCCGATCGACGTGACTATCCAGCTCGATAATGTCGGCGGCCCGAGCGCTGGCATGATGTTCGCCTTGGGAATCGTCGACAAGCTCACCGAGGGTGAACTCAACGGAGGAGCGGATGTCGCTGGCACAGGGACCATCGACGCCGAGGGTGCTGTCGGCGCCATCGGGGGCATCCGCCAGAAACTGTTCGGCGCGAAAGACGCGGGGGCCGAATACTTCCTCGCTCCCGAGGCCAACTGCAACGAAGTTGTCGGCCACGTGCCCGATGGACTGAGCGTCTTCAGCGTCGCGACCCTCGATGACGCCGTCACCGTTCTTGAGGCGATCGCCGACGAATCTGGACTTGAGATGCTCGCTACCTGTGAGTGA
- a CDS encoding zinc-dependent metalloprotease, with protein MLRDFLSGKGGVDPSQLAGAAGLPSDPASIQAMLAQLQNAMRGASDGGINWQVATDQAVKIATASAVPTSPEQRAQLDQAFHIAALWLDDVTQITELTNVPGLMTRGEWVRATMPVWTQLAEPVATSISDALTRVLSEQAPEEMQGMVQGASSLLRSIGGALFAMQLGQVVGQLSTEVVSGGDIGIPLLDDNQAALLPQSVSAFGEGLDIPDDQVQIYLAVRELAHARLFRHARWLRLHLITSITEFARGIRIDTDRLEGLADSFDPANPEELRQAMVDGSLIPPKTDAQLVTLARLETILALVEGWVDVVTGAATARLPKSDAVAETVKRRRATGGPAESAFSTLVGLELRPRRLREAAAMWQKITDAVGNEQRDSLWSHPDLIPTAEDIDDPTALIQRLEASARGEAPEPDEFDTALQDLLRGEEDGTGTTTDGETPPNV; from the coding sequence ATGCTCCGGGATTTCCTGTCGGGAAAGGGCGGAGTCGACCCGAGCCAACTCGCCGGTGCTGCTGGCCTGCCGTCGGATCCAGCGAGCATCCAGGCCATGCTCGCCCAGCTGCAGAACGCCATGCGCGGTGCGTCTGATGGTGGCATCAACTGGCAGGTGGCAACGGACCAGGCGGTGAAGATCGCTACGGCGAGCGCCGTACCCACCTCACCCGAGCAAAGGGCCCAGCTCGACCAGGCCTTTCACATTGCGGCCCTGTGGCTCGACGACGTGACCCAGATCACCGAGCTGACCAACGTTCCAGGTCTCATGACGCGCGGGGAATGGGTCCGGGCGACGATGCCGGTGTGGACCCAGCTCGCTGAGCCGGTAGCGACAAGCATCTCCGACGCGCTGACGCGGGTCCTGAGCGAACAGGCGCCGGAGGAAATGCAGGGCATGGTGCAGGGCGCGAGCAGCCTGCTCCGAAGCATCGGAGGAGCGCTCTTCGCCATGCAACTGGGCCAGGTCGTCGGCCAGCTCTCAACCGAGGTGGTGTCAGGCGGAGATATCGGCATCCCTCTCCTCGACGACAACCAGGCCGCACTGCTCCCCCAGAGCGTTTCAGCGTTCGGTGAGGGCCTCGACATCCCCGACGACCAGGTCCAGATCTACCTGGCTGTCCGCGAACTCGCGCACGCTCGCCTGTTCCGGCACGCGCGGTGGCTGCGCCTGCACCTCATCACCTCGATCACGGAGTTCGCTCGCGGCATCCGGATCGACACAGACCGACTCGAGGGCCTTGCAGACAGCTTTGACCCCGCGAACCCTGAGGAACTCAGGCAGGCGATGGTCGACGGTTCGCTCATCCCGCCGAAGACGGACGCCCAACTGGTCACCCTTGCCAGGCTCGAGACGATTCTCGCCCTCGTGGAGGGCTGGGTCGACGTCGTCACCGGTGCCGCAACAGCCCGGCTCCCCAAGTCCGATGCCGTCGCTGAGACCGTGAAACGCCGTCGTGCGACCGGGGGTCCGGCCGAATCCGCCTTCTCGACCCTGGTCGGACTCGAGCTGAGGCCCCGCCGGCTGCGCGAGGCCGCCGCGATGTGGCAGAAGATCACGGATGCCGTCGGCAACGAGCAGCGCGATTCGCTCTGGTCCCACCCCGACCTCATCCCAACCGCCGAAGACATCGACGACCCGACCGCCCTCATCCAGCGGCTCGAAGCCAGCGCGCGTGGCGAAGCGCCCGAACCCGACGAGTTCGACACGGCGCTCCAGGACCTCCTGCGCGGCGAGGAAGACGGAACCGGCACGACAACAGACGGCGAAACCCCGCCGAACGTCTGA
- a CDS encoding ATP-dependent helicase, giving the protein MTASVTEPAALLAGLDDDQRVAAEALRGPVCILAGAGTGKTRAITHRIAYGVATGTYAANRVMALTFTNRAAAELRGRLRNLGAGSVHARTFHAAALSQLNYFWPHTVGGTMPALINSKGRMLGHAAERLRLKLDTATLRDIAAEVEWRKVSGLSIEQYAAAGRPTPQALTVEQVADMQQAYEDLKDERKQLDFEDVLLACAGMIETEPAVAMQVHEQYRFFVVDEYQDVSPLQQQLLDLWIGNRNDVCVVGDASQTIYSFAGAKSDYLLDFPSRHADATVVRLEHNYRSTPQIVDTANRLMRGRTGALTLQADRSGDAQPAPEVTAYPHDHAEARAIAQSVLQQIASGVKPENIAILYRINVQSAAIETALGDVGVPYLLRGSKRFFDLPEVRQAILTLRGASVSVTGEPLFKSVSDVLRSLGWTQKAPETAGAVRDKWESLNAIMGLVDTMPPGTTFREFTDELLERQAGQHEPTVSAVTLATLHSAKGLEWDVVYLPGLSEGLVPISYAKTFEQIDEERRLLYVGITRARSRLFLSWGEQPGRGSQPRERSRFLTEIGIRSAGVAGARRGAPTASARQS; this is encoded by the coding sequence ATGACGGCATCCGTTACAGAACCAGCGGCATTACTCGCCGGACTCGACGATGACCAGCGGGTCGCGGCCGAGGCCCTCAGGGGACCCGTGTGCATCCTGGCGGGTGCGGGAACGGGAAAGACGCGAGCCATCACGCACCGGATCGCCTACGGCGTCGCGACGGGAACCTACGCGGCGAACCGGGTGATGGCGCTGACCTTCACCAACCGTGCCGCGGCGGAACTTCGGGGGAGGCTTCGCAACCTCGGCGCCGGGTCCGTGCACGCCCGTACTTTCCACGCTGCCGCGCTCAGCCAGCTCAACTACTTCTGGCCGCACACGGTCGGGGGCACGATGCCCGCCCTCATCAACAGCAAGGGCCGCATGCTCGGTCACGCCGCTGAGCGACTTCGGCTCAAGCTCGACACGGCCACCCTTCGTGACATTGCCGCAGAGGTCGAGTGGCGCAAGGTATCCGGTTTGAGTATCGAGCAGTACGCCGCGGCCGGCCGACCGACGCCGCAGGCGCTCACCGTCGAGCAGGTTGCAGACATGCAGCAGGCGTACGAGGACCTCAAGGACGAACGCAAGCAACTCGACTTCGAGGACGTCCTGCTCGCCTGCGCCGGCATGATCGAAACCGAACCAGCCGTCGCGATGCAGGTGCACGAGCAGTATCGGTTCTTCGTCGTTGACGAGTACCAGGATGTCTCGCCACTCCAGCAACAACTGCTCGACCTCTGGATCGGAAACCGCAACGATGTGTGTGTCGTCGGCGACGCGAGCCAGACCATCTACTCGTTCGCGGGGGCAAAGAGTGATTACCTCCTCGACTTCCCCTCACGGCACGCGGATGCCACCGTCGTGCGCCTTGAGCACAACTATCGGTCGACCCCGCAGATCGTCGACACCGCCAACCGGCTGATGCGGGGGAGGACCGGAGCGCTCACCCTGCAGGCCGACCGATCGGGCGACGCCCAGCCGGCGCCCGAGGTGACGGCGTACCCGCACGACCACGCGGAAGCACGCGCGATCGCCCAGTCGGTGCTGCAGCAGATCGCCTCCGGCGTGAAACCTGAGAACATCGCGATCCTCTATCGGATCAACGTGCAGTCCGCCGCGATCGAAACAGCTCTCGGTGATGTCGGAGTGCCGTACCTGCTGCGGGGAAGCAAACGCTTCTTCGACCTGCCCGAGGTGCGCCAGGCGATCCTGACCCTGCGTGGAGCGTCGGTCTCGGTCACCGGCGAACCGCTGTTCAAATCGGTGTCCGATGTGCTGCGCTCCCTCGGCTGGACCCAGAAGGCGCCGGAGACCGCCGGAGCGGTCCGCGACAAGTGGGAGTCACTCAACGCGATCATGGGCCTCGTCGACACGATGCCGCCCGGAACCACCTTCCGCGAATTCACCGATGAACTGCTCGAGCGGCAGGCAGGGCAGCACGAACCGACGGTGTCTGCGGTGACCCTGGCAACGCTGCACTCCGCGAAGGGGCTCGAGTGGGATGTCGTCTACCTGCCCGGCCTCAGCGAGGGCCTCGTCCCGATCAGCTATGCGAAAACGTTCGAGCAGATCGACGAGGAACGCCGGCTGCTCTACGTCGGGATCACCCGAGCCCGCTCGCGGCTCTTTCTGTCGTGGGGAGAACAGCCCGGTCGTGGCTCACAGCCACGTGAGCGGTCTCGATTCCTGACAGAGATCGGCATCCGCAGTGCGGGTGTTGCCGGTGCCAGGCGCGGCGCCCCGACTGCGAGCGCGCGTCAAAGCTGA
- the nudC gene encoding NAD(+) diphosphatase, translating into MSLIPGALANLLLAPSAVDRDADARELSEIFTDLAADPATRTLVLWRGRLVLDGDAVRLSPADIATGQSTLVYLGRTIADSPSLSAGTRVVLVIATDDVALAIEPDEEKWVSFRSAAPLVGEPYSSLMIEAAALSNWHLSSAFCPRCGSATEPESAGWARRCVACNNQIFPRTDPAVIVLVLDDDDRLLLGSNILWPEGRYSLLAGFVEAGESLEQAVVREIFEEAGVRVDSPQYLGSQAWPFPRSIMLGFSARVAPGQNPAGIEPDGLEIVDLRWLSRAELRAEAGTLLLPGSTSIARALIEHWLAADGGPSLDEAAKSAR; encoded by the coding sequence ATGTCGTTGATTCCTGGCGCGCTAGCTAATCTGCTCCTGGCGCCAAGCGCTGTCGACCGCGACGCTGACGCGCGAGAGCTGTCCGAGATTTTCACGGACCTCGCGGCAGACCCGGCGACGCGGACGCTGGTTCTGTGGCGCGGCCGCCTGGTTCTCGACGGTGATGCCGTGCGACTCAGCCCGGCCGACATCGCCACCGGGCAGTCCACGCTCGTCTATCTGGGCAGGACTATCGCCGATTCTCCTTCGCTGTCGGCCGGGACCCGGGTGGTGCTGGTGATCGCCACCGACGACGTGGCTCTCGCGATCGAGCCGGACGAGGAGAAGTGGGTCAGTTTCCGCTCGGCGGCACCGCTGGTCGGTGAGCCGTACTCGAGCCTCATGATCGAGGCTGCTGCATTGTCGAACTGGCACCTCAGCTCGGCGTTCTGCCCCCGCTGCGGGTCGGCGACCGAGCCCGAAAGCGCCGGGTGGGCCCGGCGCTGTGTGGCGTGCAACAACCAGATCTTCCCTCGCACAGACCCCGCCGTCATCGTTCTCGTGCTCGACGATGACGACCGGCTCCTGCTCGGCTCGAACATTCTCTGGCCGGAGGGGCGGTACTCGCTGCTCGCCGGGTTCGTCGAAGCGGGCGAGTCGCTTGAGCAGGCCGTCGTCCGGGAAATCTTCGAGGAGGCGGGGGTCCGTGTTGACAGCCCGCAGTACCTCGGCTCGCAGGCCTGGCCGTTCCCGCGCTCGATCATGTTGGGCTTTTCGGCTCGGGTCGCACCGGGGCAAAACCCTGCCGGAATTGAACCAGACGGACTCGAGATCGTCGACCTGCGCTGGTTGAGCCGCGCCGAGCTCCGCGCCGAAGCCGGAACCCTGTTGCTCCCCGGCTCCACGTCCATCGCACGCGCCCTCATCGAGCACTGGCTTGCCGCAGATGGCGGACCGAGCCTCGACGAGGCAGCGAAGAGCGCGCGATGA
- a CDS encoding phosphotransferase, whose product MATSAVADLQLVGSGPFGHGQTGDFDSALLRTSDDRELVVRVPANDQSASDQSVELIALQAMTAGIRSRLPFVVPTIVGQTSVRGTRAVVYDYLPGYGVPAEHIPAGDGVATSIGAAIAAIHSLPGSFVAEVGLPSLTAADCRTEARNVIERAAATRLLPAAVKQRWTDAAADESLWQFQPTVINGSLSAESFVVTDHNVGPIVTGIIGWGSLRVGDPARDLHWLSGAGEAADSVLAAYRLSAARHPDRLISQRSMLHAELELARWLLHGVDTKDQQVIDDAVALLDGLVDHVLGDLMHPLSPQTGPIMAVADVEEMLSRTPQTAAAAQAHGFAMETDSYDRSQFEAALAEDDAEGTRDENDGTHNTDAIETGPIDLAAVEKARAAAADANDAARDQPASGSPATGATDATGTPTTGTTGDGYTAELDFAALEAAESGEITPLTQRRPSSSAE is encoded by the coding sequence TTGGCAACTTCAGCTGTCGCGGACCTGCAGCTCGTCGGCAGCGGCCCGTTCGGTCACGGCCAGACCGGCGACTTCGACTCCGCGCTCCTTCGCACGAGCGACGACAGGGAACTTGTCGTCCGGGTGCCCGCCAACGATCAGTCTGCGAGTGACCAGTCGGTCGAACTCATCGCGCTCCAGGCCATGACCGCCGGGATCCGCAGCCGCCTGCCGTTCGTGGTCCCCACCATCGTCGGCCAGACATCCGTCCGCGGAACACGCGCTGTCGTCTATGACTACCTGCCCGGGTACGGTGTTCCCGCTGAGCACATCCCGGCCGGCGATGGAGTCGCGACGTCCATCGGCGCTGCGATCGCCGCCATCCACTCTCTCCCTGGCTCGTTTGTGGCCGAGGTCGGTCTGCCGTCGCTGACCGCAGCCGACTGCCGCACCGAAGCCCGCAATGTCATCGAGCGCGCCGCGGCAACCCGGCTGCTCCCCGCAGCGGTCAAGCAGCGCTGGACGGACGCCGCCGCTGACGAGTCGCTGTGGCAGTTCCAGCCGACGGTCATCAATGGCTCCCTGAGCGCTGAATCGTTCGTCGTCACCGATCACAATGTTGGCCCGATCGTCACCGGAATCATCGGCTGGGGTTCGCTGCGCGTTGGCGACCCGGCACGCGACCTGCACTGGCTGAGCGGAGCGGGTGAGGCCGCCGACAGCGTCCTCGCCGCCTACCGGTTGAGCGCTGCACGGCACCCGGATCGGCTCATCAGTCAGCGATCGATGCTGCACGCCGAGCTCGAGCTCGCGCGCTGGCTGCTGCACGGCGTCGACACGAAGGACCAGCAGGTCATTGACGATGCTGTGGCGCTCCTCGACGGTCTGGTCGATCACGTGCTCGGTGACCTGATGCACCCGCTGTCACCCCAGACCGGCCCGATCATGGCCGTTGCAGATGTCGAAGAGATGCTCTCACGCACCCCGCAGACCGCGGCGGCCGCGCAGGCGCACGGCTTCGCCATGGAGACCGACAGCTACGACCGGTCCCAGTTCGAGGCGGCGCTGGCCGAGGACGACGCTGAAGGAACGCGCGACGAGAACGACGGCACACACAATACGGATGCCATCGAGACCGGTCCGATCGACCTTGCCGCCGTCGAGAAAGCCCGCGCGGCCGCTGCCGACGCGAACGATGCCGCGCGCGACCAGCCAGCATCCGGCTCACCCGCAACCGGCGCAACCGACGCAACCGGCACTCCAACAACCGGCACAACCGGCGACGGCTACACCGCCGAGCTGGACTTCGCTGCGCTCGAGGCTGCGGAATCGGGCGAGATCACTCCGCTGACCCAGCGGCGACCGAGTTCCTCCGCCGAGTAG
- a CDS encoding ATP-dependent DNA helicase, producing the protein MSDLPMAEPRYSARDIATLLGLPQPTDEQVAVIEAPLTPALVVAGAGSGKTETMANRIVWLLANGYLRVPEILGLTFTRKAAGELATRVRERIGQLQDAIADDENAQDIDVLEAPSIATYNSFASSLFREYARLIGREPDQTVITEASAWRLARGLVVASTDDRLPAIEKSVDQLTAAVISLSHALSDNDAAGEADAVRRFSEEFHDLVTLDIHDGSRSKKTPFTSVVDAVRDVDALGVLLELAGRFADEKERRGFMEFSDQVALALEICRRVPRVIDEYRSRFKVVILDEYQDTAVVQTDLLALLFSGHPVMAVGDPNQSIYGWRGASSANLARFAEDFGGSDGAGTFALSTSWRNSARVLDAANAIVAPLPVSASVPVSRLTSPPWAGDGDVRVVFPETVTDEADVVAGWLATELSRPAANGSRRTAALLCRSLKNVAVFTEALARHKVPFHILGVAGLLEQPVIVDLVCALRVLHDPTAGSELIRLLTGARWRIGARDIQALSSLARWLADRDLSQQPIPAEVKQKLFESAASDDGKSIVDALDFLQNAPAGHKALQQFSETGLERMRAASRQLTALRRRSGLDLYDLVNLVVQEFLLDVEVAANAHAPLGQPSLDEFTDQISSYLSVDENGSLGSFLSWLADAEQRENLSPRAEDPEPGTVQILTIHGSKGLEWDSVVVPRMVHGELPSPLRSKRGWTAFGELPFEFRGDRHELPVFAWRGAVTQADVDDAYVRFGEELEARNDAEQRRLAYVAVTRAKDALLVTGSFWATQKQPRGPGSFLREIVGAVPSSCDDLPESPQAEENPLAADDKFEVWPLNPLGTRADAVHAAAASVAEANSAADTVWSGDIDLLLAERNRRMHAEEFVPIPDRVPASRFKDYVTDASGLAARMRRPLPEKPYRQTRLGTLFHSWVEQRSGIAGGQESLDSDPFQMDLDPDAILGSGEGTLMPIEQQEREALDVLQRTFERSEWADLAPIDVEREINFVLEGQIIICKLDAVYERDGRFQIVDWKTGRAPKTAAELDDRQFQLALYRQAYAEWKGVDPELIDAVFYYVADDLVLRPENLYSAEELGRRWVSGVISPDSAASSAAKSSSAV; encoded by the coding sequence GTGAGTGACCTGCCGATGGCCGAACCCCGTTACTCGGCGCGCGACATCGCGACCCTGCTGGGGCTGCCGCAGCCCACAGACGAGCAGGTCGCCGTCATCGAAGCCCCGCTCACACCAGCCCTCGTCGTCGCCGGTGCAGGCAGCGGCAAAACCGAGACCATGGCCAACCGCATCGTCTGGCTTCTCGCCAATGGCTACCTGAGGGTCCCCGAAATCCTCGGTCTCACGTTCACGCGCAAGGCCGCGGGCGAACTGGCGACACGCGTCCGGGAGCGGATCGGGCAGCTCCAGGATGCCATCGCCGATGACGAGAACGCCCAGGACATCGACGTCCTCGAGGCGCCGTCGATCGCGACATACAACTCGTTCGCCAGCAGCCTGTTTCGTGAGTACGCGCGCCTCATCGGCCGCGAACCCGACCAGACGGTCATCACCGAGGCCTCGGCGTGGCGCCTCGCTCGCGGTCTCGTCGTCGCGAGCACCGACGACCGCCTCCCGGCCATCGAGAAGAGCGTCGACCAGCTCACCGCAGCGGTTATTTCTCTGAGCCATGCGCTGAGCGACAACGATGCAGCGGGCGAAGCGGATGCCGTTCGGCGGTTCTCCGAAGAATTCCACGATCTCGTCACCCTCGACATCCACGACGGCAGTCGATCCAAGAAGACTCCGTTCACGTCGGTCGTCGATGCCGTCCGAGACGTGGACGCCCTGGGTGTCCTGCTCGAGCTGGCCGGCAGGTTCGCCGACGAGAAGGAGCGCAGGGGCTTCATGGAGTTCAGTGACCAGGTGGCGCTCGCCCTGGAGATCTGCCGCCGCGTGCCCCGCGTGATCGACGAGTACCGCTCGCGGTTCAAGGTCGTGATCCTCGACGAGTACCAGGACACCGCCGTCGTGCAGACCGACCTGCTCGCGCTGCTGTTCTCCGGGCACCCCGTCATGGCGGTCGGCGACCCGAACCAGTCGATCTACGGCTGGCGGGGTGCGTCGAGCGCGAACCTCGCCCGTTTTGCCGAGGACTTCGGCGGCAGCGATGGGGCGGGCACGTTTGCGCTGTCGACGAGCTGGCGGAACTCAGCCCGCGTGCTTGACGCTGCGAACGCCATTGTGGCTCCGCTTCCGGTCTCGGCATCGGTCCCCGTCTCGCGGCTCACCTCTCCGCCCTGGGCTGGCGACGGCGACGTCCGGGTCGTCTTTCCCGAGACCGTCACAGACGAAGCCGATGTCGTCGCTGGCTGGCTCGCCACCGAGCTGTCCCGGCCTGCGGCCAACGGATCTCGCCGCACCGCTGCTCTCCTCTGCCGCTCGCTCAAAAACGTCGCGGTGTTCACCGAGGCGCTCGCCCGTCACAAGGTCCCGTTCCACATCCTCGGAGTCGCGGGCCTGCTCGAGCAGCCGGTCATCGTCGACCTGGTCTGCGCTCTCCGCGTTCTCCACGACCCGACGGCGGGCAGCGAGCTGATTCGCCTGCTCACCGGTGCGCGCTGGCGGATCGGTGCCCGCGACATCCAGGCGCTCAGCTCGCTGGCCCGCTGGCTCGCCGATCGCGATCTGTCGCAGCAGCCCATCCCTGCCGAGGTCAAGCAGAAGCTGTTCGAATCCGCAGCATCTGACGACGGCAAGTCGATCGTCGACGCACTCGACTTTTTGCAGAACGCCCCGGCCGGCCACAAGGCTCTTCAGCAGTTCAGCGAGACCGGTCTTGAACGGATGCGAGCGGCTTCCCGCCAGCTGACGGCGCTTCGCCGTCGCTCGGGACTCGACCTCTACGACCTTGTCAATCTCGTCGTGCAGGAGTTCCTGCTCGACGTCGAGGTGGCCGCCAATGCGCACGCGCCTCTGGGCCAGCCGAGCCTCGACGAGTTCACCGACCAGATCTCGTCGTACCTCTCGGTCGACGAGAACGGCTCGCTCGGGTCGTTCCTGTCGTGGCTCGCCGACGCCGAGCAGCGCGAGAACCTCAGCCCCCGCGCTGAGGATCCCGAACCGGGGACCGTGCAGATCCTCACCATTCACGGTTCAAAAGGACTCGAGTGGGACAGTGTTGTCGTGCCGCGCATGGTCCACGGCGAGTTGCCATCGCCGCTTCGGAGCAAGCGCGGCTGGACGGCTTTCGGAGAGCTTCCGTTCGAATTCCGGGGCGATCGGCACGAGCTTCCGGTCTTCGCCTGGCGTGGAGCCGTCACCCAGGCGGATGTCGACGACGCGTACGTGCGGTTCGGCGAAGAACTCGAGGCCCGAAACGACGCCGAGCAACGACGACTGGCGTACGTCGCCGTCACTCGGGCGAAGGACGCACTCCTCGTCACCGGGTCTTTCTGGGCAACCCAGAAGCAGCCCCGTGGTCCAGGATCTTTCCTCCGTGAGATCGTCGGCGCCGTCCCGTCGAGCTGTGACGACCTCCCGGAGAGCCCACAGGCCGAGGAGAACCCGCTTGCGGCCGACGACAAGTTCGAGGTCTGGCCGCTGAATCCGCTCGGTACCCGCGCCGATGCCGTCCACGCTGCCGCAGCATCCGTCGCCGAAGCAAACTCCGCGGCAGACACCGTCTGGTCGGGAGACATCGACCTGCTGCTCGCCGAACGAAACCGCCGGATGCACGCCGAGGAGTTCGTGCCGATCCCCGATCGCGTTCCTGCGTCGCGCTTCAAGGACTACGTGACGGATGCTTCCGGTCTCGCCGCTCGCATGCGCCGCCCGCTCCCCGAAAAGCCGTACCGCCAGACCCGGCTCGGAACCCTCTTCCACAGCTGGGTCGAGCAGCGGTCAGGTATCGCGGGCGGCCAGGAGAGTCTCGATTCGGATCCGTTCCAGATGGACCTCGACCCCGACGCAATCCTCGGGTCGGGGGAGGGCACTCTGATGCCGATCGAGCAGCAGGAACGGGAGGCGCTCGACGTGCTTCAGCGCACCTTCGAGAGGTCGGAGTGGGCAGACCTCGCTCCGATCGACGTGGAACGCGAGATCAACTTCGTGCTCGAGGGCCAGATCATCATCTGCAAGCTCGACGCGGTGTATGAGCGCGACGGCAGGTTCCAGATCGTCGACTGGAAGACGGGTCGCGCGCCGAAGACGGCCGCCGAGCTCGACGACCGCCAGTTCCAGCTCGCGCTGTACCGGCAGGCCTATGCCGAGTGGAAAGGCGTCGACCCCGAACTCATCGACGCCGTGTTCTACTACGTCGCTGACGACCTCGTCCTCAGGCCGGAGAACCTCTACTCGGCGGAGGAACTCGGTCGCCGCTGGGTCAGCGGAGTGATCTCGCCCGATTCCGCAGCCTCGAGCGCAGCGAAGTCCAGCTCGGCGGTGTAG